ggtggctgaaacaacagaaatttactttctcacacttctggaggcccCAGTCCCAGATCGGGTGCTGGCAGGgcgaggcctctctccttggcttgtagatggtctgtgtcttcacatggccttccctcCAAGGGTCCCAATCTCCTCTCACTGGATTAGAGCCCACTCTCACCATGTCATCTTAACTACCTCTTtcaaggccctgtctccaaatgcaATCATGTTCTAAGGTACTGAGGGTTAAaccttcaacatatgaattttagggggccATGACTGAGCCCATCACGGTTTGTGAGATCCATCCATATAGTTCTTGAGGGGTAGGAATGCTAGAGCGCGAGGCCAGGGCAGTGGCTGTTGTGGCCATCCAGGTGGGAAATGCTGGGGACTTCAATCAAGGATTGGTGGAGATGCGGAGGTGGGCACATTCAAGAGCTCCGTGGAGAGCAGAAGCCACAGGGCACCACTGTCACATGTGCACCCCTAGCCCGCAGTGCGCCTTGTGTGGAAGACACTTTTTGAGGCACCCTTTCCTTCAGATGTTTTTTTACTTGTATACGTTGGGATGTGGCCATAATAAATCTAAATGTCAAAAACGTGCATTGTGCTGAACCAGACGTGCTCCTAATGCAGTACACAACCCCCACAGCTGTTCAGAGCTCCCCTGTGAATGGGGTTAGAAAAACTGAACGGTCAGACTTAAGAAAGTGGACCCAGGGAGCACAGAGTAGAAAAAtcgagaggaggagaagggaaaaactGGTCCTGAGATGGCAGACAGGAGGGGAACACTTCACAGCTACGCAGTAATGCTTGTCTCTTTGCAGGCAGTTTGCCAAGATCGAAGCTGCCACCCAGCGCCTGGCCCTGTCTATCCTGTCCCAGGAGGCACCTCCCCAGAGATCTCCTCCCCGAAGACCGCCCCCGCCACCTCCATCCCCCTTCCTGGGGGTGGCCTGTGCTGTGGCCCCCACTGAGGCACCCTATGCCAGCCCTAGCCTGAGCCTCGCAGCCCTGGACACCTCCACCCTCGACCTCTTTGATGACATTGCACTCACCCCAGAGTGTCCCTCAGTGCCATCTGAGTCGTCCCACAGCGCTTGGGGCCAGCCAGACCTGAGGCAGGCTTCACATTTCTATAatcccctccccgctcccctgaATGCCCTGGGGGGAGTGGACGGGCCCTGGGCTCCTGAGGGGGATTGGGTGGGCAGGTGGGAGATGCCTTGTCCCTGCCATTCTCAGGGAATCCCTGAGGGCTGGGGGACCTGCTCTCCATGACGCTCAACCACAACCcaacccaggccccccccccccccgccagacAAATCAGAGGCCATCCTCATAACAGCTCAGCAGCTGCCCCCGGAAGCCCCCTGTCCTGTCGACTCCCCTCGTGGCAACCCCTGGGAACAGGAACCAAGCCCAGACTCCTCCCACCTCAGACCGCGTCTTCTCCCGGTCCAGgtcccccacctctgcctctcccaggggTGCCCCCTCGCGCTcaccctctcccacctctcccttctttcttcccagcCCCATCTCCTCAGTGTCTGCCGCTCCAGCTTCCTCTCACCTTGGCTCATTTCTGCCTAAtgtctggttttgtttcatttattctcaaatatgtactgagcacctactatgtgtcaggccccCATCTAGGTGCTGAGGATTCAGCAGTGAATAAACAGACAAGATGTGTGCATTTAAAGGAGTGGGGGGGATTGACAATGAGTAcattcatacattttttaaaacgcAAGATAAATTTCCAATTTCAGTTTGGAATTagtgttatgaagaaaataaaacagagacttGATTGAGTGGCTGTTTGACATAAGGTGGTCAGGGACAGCTTTGAATGACATGGAGCCGTCTAAGCAAAGGTCTGGGGCTCCAGGCTGAAGAaaagcacgtgcaaaggccccgaggtggCTGGAGCAGTGTGAGCAGGACAAGTCGtaagagatgaggtcagagaggttgacAAAGGCAGACAGCAATTGGGagtagtttggattttattccaagaCTGATGGGGAAATTCTCTCCCCAACTCTTTCTCAGCCCCATTTCCAATCACAGAGTCTAAATATTACAGACACCacgcaaaacaaacaaacaacaaacaccaccctgggaggcaggtgctgtacggatggggaaactgaggctaagcgGGGTTGGTAGGACTTAAGTCCCTTTGCCTAGAAAGTGCTTGGGTCTCTTGCTAAGTTTCTGTCTCTAGCCACAAGGTCCAGCGTTCGAACCCCaggcctgcctctgccctgggtatgcccctccctccctctttctccgcCTCAGAGGTCTCGTATGGACAATGAGGGTGGCCGCTACCCACCTGCCCAGCTGGAGTTCGCGTTCTCTGCACCCAAGGCCCCGCTCCGCCCCGGGCCCGCCACTCACGCCCTTCCCGGTTCCTCATTGGTCGGAGGCGCTACGTTCCCGCCCTCCCACTGGAGGGCCAATCACGCTCTCAATATTGACTGCGTGCCCGGCACCGCCCCTCCACGGAGGGAGAAACAGCCTCGCCTGCGGACTGGCCGGCCGCAAGGGCGGGGCAGAGCTTGGCGAGCGCCGATTGGGCGGCTCGGCCTGGATGGGCGGGCACGGAGGGCGCGGGGGCGGGACACGTGTCGCTACCGTACAAACCGGTGACCCAGCCTTGGAACCCGGCCGGAGGCCCCGAGCGGCATTAGGTGAGTGTTCCCCCGGCCTctccagcggaggggcgggccaggCTGGAACCTGGCGCCTTCCGGGTAAGGCCCCTCCCCAGAGCGCTGAAGGGGGACCGATCCTCCCGCCTtgcaggtggagaaactgaggctttgcCAGGCCGTCCGGGCCGAGGTGACACGGCCACGGGGAGGACTCCTGCCCAGGCCCCACAGAATTGGCTGGCCAGGGACTCGAGCCCTCCACGAGTCGCGCCCGCACTCTCTGCATCCCCGGTCGAGTTTTGCATTATCCTTGTGGGGTGGGTGAGTTTCACCCCCATTTTCAGGCTCAGACAGAGCGTGAAACTTGCggagggtcacacagccaggaaatcCCGGCTGCAGGGCTGCCCACCTCCCAGTCCAGGTGGGGATCTAAGCAgcacctgcctccctctgctgctgcccctcctccttggGCCTTGGACTCCCTCCACCCAGAGCTCAGTTCTGTACTTTCTCACCACTCCCCTACGGCTCCCCCAAGCCCAGACCTCCCCACATGCGTGCACACGCGCACTCCCAGCCCTCAGTTTTTCATCTTCTTCCCCAAACCAATTTCCCTCTCTAGGTCCCCAGTTAGTCCCTGGGACCTGCCACCCATGAACCAGAAACCTGAagatcttcctccttccccctttccccacAGTCATTTGCACCTGTTCCCCAAATCTCTTTGTCCTCTTTGCCTGGAGTTCAGGCCTCATCCTTGCCCACCTTGACCCCAGCCCTGGTTTTCTTCCTGGCCCCCACCATCAGCCCAGCCCCACAGAGGCCAGTGAGGCCGCCCccattttatctgatattttgaaaactttttatgGAGGTATACCACATATGCAGGAAAACCACACAAATCACAAATACATAGCTCAAATAACGTTCCACATAGCAAACACTCTGGTGTATAAACAGCATCCAAATCCAGCCTGAAGTAGAACATCCCCCACATCCCAGAAGCCCCCCCTTGGGCCCCCTTCTTCACTGCCACCCAAGGATAACCATTCATTCCTAACTTTATCGCCACAGATTGGTTTTGCTGGGTTACCTTATGTAcgtattttattgtattgtagTTATTATGGACTAGACAACCAATCACACATTGTCCAAAATTCAAAAGGAACAGAACAGTACAGAGTGAAAATCAAATCTCCTTCACACCCGGTCCCTCAGTGACCTGCTCCCCGTCCTGAAGTATGTGGTCCACATAGAGAGGAGGGCTACACTGGTTTGTTCTCTCCTGTTGGGCGCACAGATGGGAGCACTGCTATGTGCACTGTTCTTCATTTCACTGTTAATCTCTATTGGACACTTTTCCGTATTGTTACTTCAAGAGCACCCTTGTCATTCTTCCTGGCTGCAAAGAATCCCATGGTATAGACATACCATAACTTCGGTGTCCAGGACCCCAACCGTAGATGTTTACATTGATTTGTATTCCTTTGCTCCGTGGAAGAGTCCCATAATGAGTAACCTAGGCCTGGTAGTGCATAACCTCGGGCCATCTCACATGTATGTCTGCAGGGCAAACACTCAGGAGTGAGTTTTCTGGGTCACAGGGTTCATATAACTCTAATTTTGAGAAATGTGGCCCCATGTGCTTCCCTAGGGGTTGTTGCAATCCACACTCCTACCAGTGTGCGGGGGAGATGCTTTTGCTCCAGACACGTGTCACAGGCTTGCAGCCATTAGATCCCTGATCTGACCTTGACCCTCCTGTCTTCTGAAGACTCAAAAGAGTGGAAGTGAGAAGAGCACCCCAGCTGGAGGGAACCACCAGCAAAAGGCCTTGAAGTGCAACATGACTGGCCAAGGCTGGAATGGTCCCCAGCACCTTGCGGGAGGGGGTTACATTTTAGtcctgaggacagagagaagcagccgAGTAGGAGGGTGGGGGCTGAGATGGGGGACTGACAGAGCCCGCTTTGTGTTTTCagattgttttctctctctctggccactTCCTCGGGGAGAATTTTGCACTCTCCCGAGATAGATCAGGTTCCCTAGAAATCCGAGCACTGAGCACAGTTGTATTTATGTGATTAATTCATTCAGTGCGGTTTTGGTTTTGTGGGAGCTCCCAtgccattttgtttttagataaaattcacatagcaTAAAACTCCCCGTGGTAAGCATCcatcagtttttacattttagatACGTTGCCCATAGAAGACATTTTCTACGGTAGATGTGTTCATTTGAGAGAATCCCTATAAACACCTGTGGGTACTCACCACCCAGCCTTCACACTGCCCCCGGGGTGAACCCTTTAGCCTTTCACCCTGCAGGGTCTCCTGTGTCCCAGATAAATTAACAAGTAAACGAGTGAGCACGCAGAGCGGACGAGAGGTGCACACGGAAGCCACACCAGAACTCCCAGTTGTGCAGCAACTTGGGGACCCAAGGACTCAAGCCTCCCTGGGGACATGGGCTGGGACATGCTGAGACTCGCAGAGGCAGGGACCCAGGTGCTGCAGACGGAGCCGCTCTGACTGGGAGGCTTGCCGTCCTCTAGTCCTGTGGGACCTCAGCAAGTCGTGGACCCCTCGGGGTCTCAGTGGTCTCCCTGTAAAAGGGCTGCTGGGCAGGTGGCACCACAagccccaccccttctctctctctcttttaaattgtGCTAAAGTACACGtaatgaaatttaccatttcaaccattttttaaaaaagattttacctacctatttgacagagagagggagagcacaggcaagggggacagcaggcagaggcagagggagaagcaggctccccactgagcagggagtccaatgcggggctcgatcccaggaccctgagatcatgacctgagcctaaggcagatgcttcacccactgagccacccaggtgctccatttCAAGCATTTTTAAGCGTACCATGAAGTGGCCCTTACAAACATGCATGACGTTGCGTAAATGTGGCCGCCATGTAGTTCCAGAATGTGTTCATCACCCCAGACGGAAACTGCACGCATTAGGCGGTCAGTCCTCgttgctccccccacccccacccccagcccccggcagccACCAGTCTGCTTCCTGCCTCTGGACTTGATCCCTGTGGACAGTTCATATACATAGGCTGCCACAGCGTGGGGTCTTCAGTGACTGGCCTCTCTCACGAAGCACAGCGGCTCCGAGGTTCATCCATGATGTAGCACATCGCAGCACTTCACTCCTTTCTACTCCTTTCTACTCCCCTGTGCAAGTACCCCCGCCTTTCTTCTAGGACCCGTAGGCACGTGCAGCCTCTGCATTGTACACATGGgtaaactgagtctcagaggctGAGTGGGGGGAGTCCAACCTGAAGGAACTCAGCACCGCCACTCCAGCCAGGCTCTTTTTTCCTCAGGAATCACATCTGCTCCCTGTTAGCTGCCGTGGGTCCTTGGGTGGGTCACTTCACGCCTCAGTTTCTCCCCCGAGGGCACGGTGAGGGTCACCATTGGAGCCTACAATGTGGCAGGAGAGAGGGTGACCTTGACAGAAGGAAAAGACTTCCCAGGGCCCCTGGGAGAGTGAGCCTGGGAGCACCAGGGTGGTCAAGGTCACAGAAGGCTTCTCGGGAAAGTGATCTCCTGGCTGAGTAggatatattaagaaaaaaataaattccaggccCAGGAGAACTGCAGACACAAAGGCCTGCAGGTGGGAGGATGGTTTCCAAAGCATCGTGTGGGACTGTCAAGGGTCTAAGTGCATGGACCCTGGATGTGCAGAGAAGCTCCTTGGCCACCTGACCCTGCCGCCTCCGCTCCTCTGCCCGTCCCCAGGACATGGCGGCTGCAAGGCCCAGCCTGGGCCGAGTCCTCCCTGAATCATCCATCCTGTTCCTGTGTGACATGCAGGAGAAGTTCCGCCATATTGCATACTTCCCCCAGATTGTGTCTGTGGCCGCCCGCATGCTCAAGGTACAGCCccacctccctcagacccagcagtccaagcccccagccccacctccctcagacccagcagtccaagcccccagcccctcctccctcagacccaggagtccaggcccccccggcccctcctccctcagacccaagaatccaggcccccagcccctcctccctcagacccaagaatccaggcccccagcccctcctccctcagacccaggagtctgaCCCCACAGGCCCCTCCCTCAGGCTCAAGGCTTTGTCCCCTTCCCTGGCACAGGTGGCCAGGCTGCTGGAGGTACCCGCTGTGCTGACAGAGCAGTACCCAGAAGGCCTGGGCCCCACGGTGCCTGAGCTGGGGGCTGAAGGCCTGCGGCCGGTGGCCAAAACCTGCTTCAGCATGGTGCCCGCAGTGCAACGGGAGCTGGACACCCGGCCGCAGCTGCGTTCTGTACTCCTCTGTGGCATTGAGACACAGGCCTGCATCCTGGTGAGACCCCCAACTAAGTACATCTTCCCTGGCCCAGAACCCTCTGTCCTGGCAGGACCCCATTCCTGACCTGGACCTTCATCCTCACTCAGGACCCctctctgcctggtgctcccaTCCTGCCCTAGGATCCTGCTGTAACCTGGGGCCCTCTGCCCTGATCGGAGCCTCCCTCATCCCCATCCCAGCTCCCCAATCCCTCACCCCAGACCCTGTTCCTATCTGGGGTTGGCCTTGACATTCCTGTGTCCCCAGAACACCACCTTGGACCTCCTGGACCGCGGGCTGCAGGTCCATGTGGTGGTGGATGCCTGCTCTTCTCGCAGGTGAGTGGgtcctgctgggggtggggtgcgtGTGGGGTACGGATGGGGTGCCCAGGAAGAACCAGGGGGTGggatccctgctgagcttggGGGTCTGGGTGTCCAGGCCGAGGCATCAAcggcctccctccccctcacagCCAGGTGGACAGGCTGGTGGCGCTGGCCCGGATGCGGCAGAGTGGCGCCTTCCTCTCCACCAGTGAAGGGCTGATTCTACAGCTTGTGGGTGATGCCGCCCACCCCCAGTTTAAGGAGGTACTGGCTCTGCACCCCGACCTCCCTTGCCTCCCTTTCCAGCACCCACCACATATGGGTTGACAGAATACATCTGGGAACACAGCAGGCTGCCGCCTCCAGGCGAGCAAAGTTCTAAGTTCCATGAGAGAAGCTGTCGGATGGTCatgaggacaggagagagagaaggcaggggaggggacttGGAGGGCTGGGGTGCAGAGGAGGGGGTTGCATGGGGTGGTGTGGGAGGCCTCCTGGGGAGAGGTAAGGGAGGCAGCCAGGCAAACAGGCAAGAACAGTCTGGCAGAGGCCCTGTAGATGGGAGCCCTGTgaccctcctctctgtcctccagcCCCCGCAGCCACCACACCTGGCCCTCAGGGTGGCGGGAGGTGCCCAGCCCTCCGAGGtctgcccctttccctcctcttaGTTCAGTGCTGTTGAGCATttgttaagcacctactatgggcCAACCGCTGTGGCAGGTCCTGGGGCAACAGCAAAAGCCACTCTGTATTCAGTTATATGTTGTGGCCAGAAGCTAGAAGGGGGTGTTCAGAGTGTGCAAGAAATAAGATGGGGGCTCgcagcagggaggtccttccccAGGAGTGGCCTTGAAGCACAGACCTGAAGTAGGACTAGCAGCCAGTCATCCAAAAAGTGTTCCTGGCAGAAGGAACAGCTAGggcaaaggcctggaggtggaACTGAACTTGCCTTATTCAGAAAACTGTAGCAGGGCATGGCGAGCCCTCGGTgagtgtgggaggaagggaggcagagaggagccagAGCCCCATCTTCTCAAAGATTTGAGGGTTTTGCACAAGGGAGCCAGCCATGGTCAGATCTGCAGTTTGGTCCTGGGTGGCCCATGGATGTGGGTGggtggcaggaaggagggagaccaGAGTGGAGGCAGTGGGGATGCAGACTTTGCTGATTTTTCTGGAAGCAAGCACAGTGGGGCCTGTGATGGGTGCAGTGTGGGGCTTTGGGAGAAGGTGGCCCCAGAGAAGGGGCTTGAGCATCTGTGCATCCTGTGGTCTACTGATTGGGGGAAGACTGTCGGTGTGAGAGGTCAGGTGGTGACCCACGTCTAAGAGGCAGTTGGATCAATGAATCTGGAGTTGAGGGGCAAGGCATGGGCTGGATTTGGGGGTTAAGAGGGATGGGAGAGGTGAGATTACTTAAGCAGGAGCTGGTATAGACAAGAAGCTCCAGGACAGGGCCTTGGTACAAGCCAGCAAAGTGGACCAAGATGGCAGGTGATCAGGAGCTAACCCAGGCAGCCATGGTGGAAGGGAGGCCCAAGAAAAAGTTTTGAGAAGAGCAAGTGGTTGGCTTGGCCAGTTGCTGCCAAGAGGGCAAGGCAGATGAAAATGGAGAAGTGCCCCTCCAAATCTGTCATAGAGATGGGGACTCTTGACTCCTCTGaaccctcctcttccccccctACAGATCCAGAAGATCATTAAGGAGCCTGCCCCAGACAGTGGGCTGCTGGGACTCTTCCAAGGCCAGAATCCCCTCTTCCGCTGAACTCACCCTGAAGACCACCCTCCTGTCATTGGGACCTCAGTGGAATCATTTCGCCCCCGTCCTTGGCTCCCAAGAGTGGTGCAGTCCACCGGGAGAACCACCCCCTcgggaggggaggtggagtgCTACCTTGCCATTGGGCCAAAGCGCCCGGAAATGCAAATGAGGCTCCTGGAAACTGGGTGGCGGTTGGCTGAGCAGAACTGGGGGCGGGGCTCGGCCCCGGGCCACTTCAcgaggcggggaggggcgggggagggagtaTCACAGGCTGTGGAACCCGGACTTGCAGAATAAACATTGATGTGGTTATGGACCGAACCATTCTTGGATTTGGGGGGTGTCCCGGGGGCGAGTGGGGGCCgcgggtggggggaagaggggtcccagcaggtggggagggggaggtgccTTTTCTCCGCTCGCAGCCGGCGCCAGGCGAAGGCAGGCTGGCCGCGGCCACATCTGCACCGAAGCCGGCGCGCATCTGCACGGACAGGAGCTGCTGGCCGGGTCGCACGCCCAACACGCTGCCGGCCGCCCCCCACCAGCGCGCGCACACGCCCAGCCGGTTGGCTCGCAGACACGCGCTCGCTCTGCCTCCCTGGCCGGCCCCCCACGCCGCCGCCACCCCCGACTCCCCAAGGGTCCCGAATCCGGAAAGTGAGGTGAGCGCGACCGCACCCCGGTGcggagggggaaactgaggcactggggACATGGGGACGGGAGGAAGACGAGACCGGCATgcggatgaatggatgaatggctGGGAAGGACAGACGGCTTCATCTGAGTGGTTCCTGCTCCCCTAAGACGCAGGAACCTAGGGATCCACATGGGGGCTCTCAGAATTCTGAAGCCCCCATGGAGATCTGGGAGCCCGGACTCTACGGAGCCCCCAGTCAAGGCCCCTCAGTCAAGGCCCCTCCGCCCCTTGAGATTCGCAGTCCttgttccccgcccccccaaccttggAGACCTAAGAAGGCAACCTCTGAATCCCCCGGAGACCCAGGCGTCAGAGCTCCCAACTGGCCCGCCCCCCACTGGGGAATCTGAGTCCCCCCCAACCACCCCCGCCAATCCTGGAATCCCAGACCCCTCCCAGAAGGCCCGGTCCCGGAACCCGGCGTCAGAGCGCCCAgcaccccctctccccagggaCCTAGGAGTCCCAtcttcccccctcctccaggagcccCCGGGACCGGCGTCggcgcccccggcccccgcctTCCGGATCCAGGTGtccccccctcctcacccccccaGCCTGATGCTTCGCGTCTCGGAGGCCGCGCTCGCGTCGCCATGGCAACAAGAGTCTATTTTGCGCTGGGAACACACAGCTCCCGCTGcagcgcccccccaccccgcccctccaaCCCGGGCCTGAGTGAGAGTAGGGGGACCGGAGAGGGAGACTGGGGTCCGGGGTGGGGTAGGCAGAGCCACAGAGATACTCAGAGTGGCAGAGATCTGTGGATAGCAAATGTGGGaaagagacatagagacagagacagagtcagagagGTAAAGAGAGATGGGgatgtgggggttgggggtggggggagacccaGAGACAGGAtgtagagagacagagacagacggggcaaagggaagaagggaaatgtTGGCACACGGAAAACTGAGATTAAGAGAATGGGACAgctcatggtgggggggggggaggtggacaGAGACTCAGGGAAGCAGAGAAGCTATGAGACATGTAGAGAGACACAGACTAGGAGGACCGTGACCCAGGGCAGATCCCATTAGAGATGCGAGGCCGCCCGCGGGCGGGTGGGAGGCGGGGTCcgggaggaggggtgggcagggagatgcAGAGACACCCAGAGTCAGAAAGGCACAGGACACTGGAAGACCTGGGGATGGGGCGGGGACGCAGGGACCAAGGTTGGGCCAGCCA
This genomic window from Ursus arctos isolate Adak ecotype North America unplaced genomic scaffold, UrsArc2.0 scaffold_19, whole genome shotgun sequence contains:
- the CUNH19orf85 gene encoding uncharacterized protein C19orf85 homolog, translated to MHPGAPTASAVSEPSPRELCAFVSGAASHMLRALHPRRTRPPKRRPNHRRFLHNQICRQFAKIEAATQRLALSILSQEAPPQRSPPRRPPPPPPSPFLGVACAVAPTEAPYASPSLSLAALDTSTLDLFDDIALTPECPSRSRMDNEGGRYPPAQLEFAFSAPKAPLRPGPATHALPGSSLVGGATFPPSHWRANHALNIDCVPGTAPPRREKQPRLRTGRPQGRGRAWRAPIGRLGLDGRARRARGRDTCRYRTNR
- the ISOC2 gene encoding isochorismatase domain-containing protein 2 isoform X2, which gives rise to MAAARPSLGRVLPESSILFLCDMQEKFRHIAYFPQIVSVAARMLKVARLLEVPAVLTEQYPEGLGPTVPELGAEGLRPVAKTCFSMVPAVQRELDTRPQLRSVLLCGIETQACILNTTLDLLDRGLQVHVVVDACSSRSQVDRLVALARMRQSGAFLSTSEGLILQLVGDAAHPQFKEIQKIIKEPAPDSGLLGLFQGQNPLFR
- the ISOC2 gene encoding isochorismatase domain-containing protein 2 isoform X1, producing MAAARPSLGRVLPESSILFLCDMQEKFRHIAYFPQIVSVAARMLKVARLLEVPAVLTEQYPEGLGPTVPELGAEGLRPVAKTCFSMVPAVQRELDTRPQLRSVLLCGIETQACILNTTLDLLDRGLQVHVVVDACSSRRSRRSLRSLPQTVGCWDSSKARIPSSAELTLKTTLLSLGPQWNHFAPVLGSQEWCSPPGEPPPREGRWSATLPLGQSARKCK